A genomic stretch from Asterias rubens chromosome 19, eAstRub1.3, whole genome shotgun sequence includes:
- the LOC117303073 gene encoding exosome complex component RRP4-like, whose protein sequence is MAAPIRAARKRKSPKTFTEPKRLVTPGDVITSDTDFMRGHGTYLDDDQLHASVAGVVETVNKLICVKPLKTRYNGEVGDVVVGRITEVAQKRWKVDTNSRLNSALMLSAVNLPGGELRRRSAEDELLMREYLAEGDLVSAEVQSVFNDGALSIHTRSLKYGKLGQGLLVTVSPSLIKRRKTHFHNLTCGASVILGNNGYVWISPTAIDEEEEGGGFVQNLEPVLYSDREVLARLRNCIVGMAEHRMMLYDTSILYTYEASLKYTPEELLRSEVIEEIVEETRKRLEQEK, encoded by the exons ATGGCGGCTCCCATCAGAGCAGCAAGGAAGCGAAAGTCTCCAAAAACTTTTACAGAACCTAAGCGTTTGGTGACACCAGGAGATGTAATAACATCGGATACTGACTTTATGAG AGGACATGGAACCTACCTTGATGACGATCAACTTCATGCTTCTGTTGCTGGTGTCGTGGAAACAGTCAATAAACTGATTTGTGTCAAGCCATTGAAAACAAG ATACAATGGTGAAGTTGGTGACGTTGTGGTTGGAAGAATAACAGAG GTTGCCCAAAAAAGATGGAAAGTTGACACCAACTCTAGACTTAATTCCGCCCTGATGCTCTCTGCCGTCAATCTGCCAGGTGGGGAGTTGAGACGACGATCTGCGGAAGACGAATTGTTGATGAGAGAGTATCTCGCTGAGGGTGACCTCGTCAGT GCGGAGGTGCAGTCTGTATTTAATGATGGTGCTTTGTCAATACACACAAGAAGTTTGAAATATGGGAAG CTTGGACAGGGCCTCCTCGTAACCGTCTCCCCATCCTTGATCAAGAGACGGAAGACTCACTTTCATAATCTTACTTGTGGAGCAAGTGTCATCTTGGGTAACAATGGATACGTGTGGATCAGTCCAACAGCTATTGACGAAGAGGAGGAAGGTGGTGGATTTGTCCAGAATCTAGAG cCTGTTCTATACTCTGATAGGGAAGTTCTTGCCAGATTGCGGAACTGCATTGTTGGTATGGCAGAGCATCGAATGATGTTGTATGATACAAGTATTCTCTATACATACGAAGCTTCCTTGAAATACACG cCGGAGGAGCTTTTGAGATCTGAAGTGATTGAGGAAATTGTTGAAGAAACCCGCAAGAGACTGGAGCAAGAAAAATAG